One genomic segment of Chitinophaga sancti includes these proteins:
- a CDS encoding macro domain-containing protein, which yields MNTPITYVEGDLLVAAKAGKFDAIVHGCNCFCTQKKGIAALIAKAFGSDKFPLEAKHYKGDRTKPGKIDYQTITLPSQQPLTIINAYTQYDYRGEKPFDPLAFRHCMQAINSRFKGAHIGMPLIGAGLAGGDWDEISKIIAAELTNCQVTVVRLQQR from the coding sequence ATGAACACCCCAATCACCTATGTCGAAGGCGATCTGCTGGTAGCCGCAAAAGCTGGAAAATTCGATGCCATTGTACACGGCTGTAACTGCTTCTGCACCCAAAAAAAGGGCATAGCTGCCCTTATCGCCAAAGCTTTCGGTTCAGACAAATTCCCCCTTGAAGCAAAGCATTACAAGGGCGACCGAACTAAACCCGGCAAAATAGATTACCAAACAATAACCCTTCCCAGCCAACAGCCGCTCACTATCATCAACGCCTATACTCAATACGACTACAGGGGCGAAAAACCTTTCGACCCTCTCGCATTCCGGCATTGCATGCAGGCAATAAACAGCCGGTTCAAAGGCGCACATATTGGCATGCCTTTGATCGGTGCTGGTCTTGCGGGCGGAGATTGGGATGAAATCAGTAAAATAATTGCGGCAGAATTAACAAACTGTCAGGTCACAGTAGTCCGTTTACAGCAACGATAA